In Methanobacterium sp., the sequence CCTTACTTATACTAAATGCCGGTTTGGTATTTTTTAAAAATCTCAAAACAGCCGCTGATTTTGCAGACCATAAGGATATTCGAGGATTTTTACGTACCTCCAGAACCACCCCATCAATAATGATTTTATTGGGATCTTCCTTGGGTTTTCTGGGTTTCCTAACTTTGGGAGAACTTTTAACTTTTGAAGAACTTACAGCAGCTGTTTTCCCCGGTGCCTTCTTCTCTACAGGTACTGTTTTTTCAACGTTCCCCTGTTTATCCTCATTTTTGGGTTTTTCTTTCCGAATGAGGGCATCCAGTCCTCTTCCCAATGCACTTTCACCTTTTTTAGCAGGAGTCATTTATTATCCTCCCCATCAGATTCATTCAAGGCTAAAAATTCCTTAGCAAGGTCATTGTAGGCTTCAGTCCCTATACATTCATCATCATAAATAATACATGGTTTTCCATGGCTGGGAGCCTCGGCCAGTTTCACATTACGAGGAATGGTGGTTTTAAAAATGTATTCAGTGTCACCGAAGTACTGTTTAACATTATGGTAAACATCCCGGCCCAGTCGGGTACGTGAATCATAAAGAGTGATTAATATTCCCTTTATAGGTGAAGGACTGTTTAAACGACTTTCAACCAGTTTCATGGCATCCAAAAGATCAGCCATTCCCTCCAAAGCATAGAACTCAGCCTGGATAGGTATGATAACACTATCTGCAGCTACCAGGGCATTGATGGTTAGGATACCCAGAGAAGGTGGTACATCCAGTAAAACGTAGTCATAACCATCCAAAAGACCATCCATGGATTCTTTTAGTATGAATGGGAATCCAATATCTTTACTGAGCTCTATTTCAGCCCCGCTGAGTGAGATGTGGCTGGGAAGGAGGTCCAGTTCTGAAATTTCTGTGGAGACAATTGCCTCAGCTACTGTTTGTTCCCCGGTTAAAACTCGGTAAACTGAATTTTCCTCGTTTTTCTCCACCCCGAAAGCCGTGGTGGCATTGGCCTGCGGGTCCATGTCAATTACCAGAACTTTCTTACCTAACAGTGCTAATGCTGCAGAAAGGTTTACTGCAGTGGTGGTTTTACCACAACCCCCTTTCTGATTGAGTATTGATATTACTTCGGCCATAATGGTTCTCCAATTATATTTTTTTTGAAATTTCTTATAAGTTATAAGTATAAGTTATAAGTTATAATATTTAAAGTTTTCAGAAGAGTTAGTAAAAAGAATAAGACGAATTTAACTAAAAAAATCAATATGAATTAATGAAAAATTATAGGTTAAAATACAGGGGACAAACTATGGTTTAAAATACAGGGATCAATCCAGGATTATCCCCGGTAATACATTCTCCTCCGCGGGGAGTTACAATAAAAGTATTTTCAATTCCCACCATACCCACACCTTTAATTCCTTTTTTAGGCTCCACTGCAAATACCATGCCCTCCTGGAGTGGCTGGTCGAATCTTTCAGCAATCACCGGAAGTTCATCGATCAACAAGCCTATTGCGTGTCCTAAGAACTTCACTTTACGTGGTCCGAAGCCCATGAAGTTTTCCAGGAATTCATCATCCAGGTTATTCATTATCTCACTATATATCCTGGAGGGAATTGCACCAGGTTTCAGCAATCGAGCTATCTCATTCTGGACTTCCACACACCTCTGATGGGCTTCCAGGGCATGATCAGGTAATGCACTACCATACATGTAGGTCATGGTCTTATCAGTGTTGTATCCATTAACAGCACAGCCCACATCCACAAATACCAAGTCACCTTTTTCGAGCTTCCGATGGCGGCTTCCTAAAACTGGTGCTGCTGGGCTTAATCCACGAGTTCCGCTGGCACCATCAAAATAGGTGGGGTAAATGGAACTATCACCAAAACCAACATGGCCCACCACCATCTCATTATCAAACATTCCAAAACGGGTTAATCCATCATGGCCCTCTTCTACCAGAACCGAAAATAATTCAACAGCCAGATCAGCTTCACTCATCCCTTCGCGTAGCATTTCTGGTCCAAGGTCCTCCAGGACGTGCTGGTGGATCTTTCCAGACTTCCGCATAAATGAAAGCTCGTAGTTGCTTTTAACTGCCCGGACACCAGCCAACTGCAAATCAACAGAGCGAAATTCATTAAAAGAAAAATGTTTAGTAAAACGTTGATACATAGCCAGAGGTACCACTTCTGTTTCCAGGTACACTGTATCAGGGAGGGTTTCGATGTCCCTGCGGGCATCTCGAAAACTTCTCATAGGTTTAATGAAGGGAAATAATGATTCATCCTGAGCCCTCTGGTAGCTGCGCCGTACCCATAAGGTGGGATCTCCTTCTCGGGGGATGATGAGCATACCATCCTGCATGGTACCGGTGAAGTAGTATAGGTTGATTTTGCTGAAAATTACTGCCATTTCCCATTCAGGATTGGAATTAACCATCACATTTTTAAAAGACCTTATCCTGCCCTCAAGTTGAGATAAAGGAACTTTTTCCATAGTTATTTACTCCGTAATTTACTCCTAACCTGTGATTTTAAGAATCATTTTTATTGATGAATTTCTATTATAATATTGTGAAATTCTTATTTATTTGAATGAATCTATTTCATGAAATATTTGGGAATAGGTGAAAAGTTAACTCATTAGAAGTTAACCCTTCGGGAGATGTCCATTGGCAAGGGCAGTGGCCTGAATGGCATTCCTTCAGTCTCCAGTTTTATAACATCGATAAGTTCCTGGATGCCCATGGATACCTTTTGACCGGTTTCCCTGACATTGACTGTTAACTCAGAGCCTTCCATTTCACGGTCACCTATTACAATGACATAGGATGCCCATTCTCCTCCGGCGTTCCGGATCTTCTTACCCACTGTTTCTGGCCGGTCATCCACATCCACCCTTATGTGAGCGTCCTTTATTTGCTGTGCAATTTTATTTGCATATTCCATGTGTCGCTCTGCTATAGGTATAACCCGTACCTGGGTGGGTGCCAGCCACACCGGTAACATGGGGACTTTTTCTTTCATGTCCAGGGCGGATTTTTCAAGTAAACTGCATATAACCCGTTCAATACTTCCAGTGGGGCTGCAGTGTAAGATGAGAGGGTGGTGTTCATGCTCTTCGGAGTCAATGTAGGTGATTCCGAATCTTTCCCCACTTTCCACGTCGATCTGTATGGTGGGATTTTCAATTGGCCTTCCCAGTGCATCGATAGCTGCAAAGTCCATTTTACATATCCAGTAATGTTTACGCTTCGGGAGTATCTCCATGAGAACTGGTTTACCGATCATTGCGGCTGCTTTGTTGATCCATTCCCGGTTTTCTTCCATGAAATCAGCTGTGGCCCGGAAAATGACTTCATAGTTCACATCCAGGTCTTCGCCTGTCTTTTTGCACATCTCGATCTGACCCTCAAATTCTTGGAGAGACTGTTCCAAATCAGCACAAACAGTGTGCAGGTCGGGCATGGTGAATCCACGGAGTCGTTTTAAACCCACAACTTCTCCCTTCTTCTCCAGACGGAAACTGTAGGTTGAAAGCTCGTAAATACCCACTGGAAGGTTCTTCCAGGTTAAGAATGAGTCTGCTAGAATTCTGAAGGCTCCGAAACAGGCCGCGAACCTGAGCATGAGGTCTTTTTTACCGCCTCCCATTCTGTACTGGCGTTCTCCGAATTTCTCAGCGTGCACCCGGATGGCATCATCGGCCAGATCGTACATGATGGGTGTTTCCACAGGCATGGCACCCCGGTCAGTTACCAACGTGTAAACATAATCAGATAAAAGGTCACGGATGAGCCGGCCTTTAGGATACCATCGGAGGTGTCCTACATCCGCAGATGGTTCGTAATCTGCCAGTTTTTTCTCCCGCATGAGCTTCACATGTGGTGGTTCATCCCCAGTGGATTCCCCCCTTCCCAGTTCATAATCCACCAGTTTTTTAAGGTCCCTGTTCTGGTAACTGTAGTTCTCGGTGTCCAGAAGTTCCCCGTCTTTTAACATGTAAAATTGTGATTCTTCTTCATCTGGAGATTCTTCTTCTTTTTCTTCGGCAGATTCAGAGGTTATACTCCTGGAGAGCTCGGATAGGGGATGTCCTTTGCAGGAGACTTCGAATGATTTGTACCATCCAAAAGGCACCCTGCTGACTGGTAAATCCCGGGCCAGGAGTTCTGATTCCAGATTGATGAGGATCTTCTTGGCTGCATCTGGAGCCCCTAAAGATGAGCTTAAATGAGCGTAGGGGTAAATTACAATGTTTTCCGCTTTAATTTTACCCGATACATCCATTATCTCTTTCACAGCGTTTTCAACCACTGCCACTGGGTTTTCTTCATCTTCCTTTTCCACAGCAGTGAAAACCACCAGGGCATTTTCAAACTGGCCTTTCTTCTTCTCGTCGTCTATTTCCTCTGCGATTCGTGTTTTGGATTTGGTTTGGTACTTCAAATGATCAGAATGAATCAAAAGTATGCGCATGCTACCACCTTAATATAAACTCAGTTAGTCATATGTTAATGTTACTTATCTGTTAATCTTTACAGTCAAGACTAGATACACTAAAAATAAAGTTCTGTCTTGATGTTATTTATAAGCTACCTCTTCTTTTAAGATTCCCGGTGACCCTGGTTTAACCCTCATAATAGGGTAGAATTGTAGAAATATTAAACTGATATTTTTAAAATGTAAATGAAAATTAAGAAGTTTAAGAAAGTCATTACGTTAAAAAAATAAATTTCAATGGAATTTTAATAAAGAATGAATGTAAGTTTAACTCGAAGAATTCATTCTTAAAACACCAGTATGGTAATTAACCCTGCAATGATGATGACTAAAAAAATTATTCCAATATTCCGACCGAATTTTCTTGTTCCCAGGAATAATGCTATTAAAAATTTGAAAACCGTATTGGAGATAGCTGCCAGGGTAATGGCAGTCACTGCAGTGGTGGGAGGAATAGTTTCAGGGGCTAATAAGGCCATGCTGATGGTAATAGCATCCACATCAGCCACTCCCGAGATTATGCTGGCCAGGTAGACACCACCACTTCCCAGGTAGATGTTAGCGATCTTGGAAAGGAATAAAATTCCCAGGAAGAGGGCTCCGAATATCAGGGCGGGTTTTAATGAGAAGGGGTTATCCAGTTTGAGATCTGCATCCATCTGCCGAACTTCAGTTTTTTTCCAGATAATAACCCCCAATATTATACCCAAAACACCCATTACCAGCATAGGGGCAGATAACTGTGGAAGCAGGCTTGGATTGATAACTGAAACCTCGAAGAGCATCCTGAGGAACATCATGGAACTGGCTACCACTGTGGCGAATACCGCGGCCTTCATTAAAAGTCCTGATTCTTTAACTCTGGCAGCCATGGAGGTGGCCACTGCGGTACTGGACACCAAACCCCCAACGATTCCAGTGACACCCAGCCCCTTCTCAGGGCCAATGAACTTCATGAGTATGTAACCAGTGAAGCTGATGGCGGATATGAAAACCACCATCAACCAGATCTGGAAAGGATTAAACACGGCCAGGGGCCCCATAACCTCATCTGGAAGGAGCGGGAGGATTACAAAGGCGATTATCAAGAATTTAAGGGTGTTTATCAACTCCTTTTCACTTATCCGGTGGGCGAACTGGTGAAGGTGAGGTTTAACCGCCAGGAGAGTGGTGATGATTATGGCGAAAATAGGAGCCACCAGCATTCCCTCATCAGTGAAACAGACTAACCCCAGGGCAAAGGTTAAAAAAGCAGCAACTTCAGTGGTTATCCCCACATCACCATTTTTCCGGGTGGTTACCAGGTAACTCAGGACCACCAGGACCACCAGCCCAGCAAAGGCTACAATCCAAAAGTAGGGAAAGAATTGGGAGATGTAGGCAGAGATGGTTCCCATGATGGCAATTAAAATAAAGGTTCGAATCCCTGCAAACTCAGCCCCCTCTTGTTTTCGCTCCCTTTCAATACCTATCAAGGCACCTATTGCCAGGGCGATGAGGAACTTTAAAATGAGTAGAGTGTCCATGTTATTAATTATATATCTATGATTTATATGAAATTTTCAGATTTAATTTAAGAATAACCAATGCTGAAGATGCTTAAAAGATGATTCTGCTTTATTTAAAAAATTAATACTCCAATGAGGATATAAATGAATAACTGCACTTTGTTCCAGTGATCCAATTGAAAAGGACATTGATGGGAAGATTGTTCATCCAATGCATAAATTTTACCCTCAAAAAGAGATAGCATTTAAAAGTGGTTACAACATAATTATAACATTATAAGTTTACGATATTATTATTTTGTAAATCACAGGTGATTTGATGAGAAGCGATAACATAAAAAAGGGGATGCAAAGAGCCCCTCACCGTTCCCTTTTACGGGCTTGTGGTGTAACCGATGCTGAAATGGGAAAACCATTCATTGGAGTGGCTAACAGTTTTAC encodes:
- a CDS encoding AAA family ATPase, translating into MTPAKKGESALGRGLDALIRKEKPKNEDKQGNVEKTVPVEKKAPGKTAAVSSSKVKSSPKVRKPRKPKEDPNKIIIDGVVLEVRKNPRISLWSAKSAAVLRFLKNTKPAFSISKEASALIEEAVQQKYPEIWEMFEKEDF
- a CDS encoding ParA family protein, translating into MAEVISILNQKGGCGKTTTAVNLSAALALLGKKVLVIDMDPQANATTAFGVEKNEENSVYRVLTGEQTVAEAIVSTEISELDLLPSHISLSGAEIELSKDIGFPFILKESMDGLLDGYDYVLLDVPPSLGILTINALVAADSVIIPIQAEFYALEGMADLLDAMKLVESRLNSPSPIKGILITLYDSRTRLGRDVYHNVKQYFGDTEYIFKTTIPRNVKLAEAPSHGKPCIIYDDECIGTEAYNDLAKEFLALNESDGEDNK
- a CDS encoding Xaa-Pro peptidase family protein translates to MEKVPLSQLEGRIRSFKNVMVNSNPEWEMAVIFSKINLYYFTGTMQDGMLIIPREGDPTLWVRRSYQRAQDESLFPFIKPMRSFRDARRDIETLPDTVYLETEVVPLAMYQRFTKHFSFNEFRSVDLQLAGVRAVKSNYELSFMRKSGKIHQHVLEDLGPEMLREGMSEADLAVELFSVLVEEGHDGLTRFGMFDNEMVVGHVGFGDSSIYPTYFDGASGTRGLSPAAPVLGSRHRKLEKGDLVFVDVGCAVNGYNTDKTMTYMYGSALPDHALEAHQRCVEVQNEIARLLKPGAIPSRIYSEIMNNLDDEFLENFMGFGPRKVKFLGHAIGLLIDELPVIAERFDQPLQEGMVFAVEPKKGIKGVGMVGIENTFIVTPRGGECITGDNPGLIPVF
- a CDS encoding threonine--tRNA ligase, whose translation is MRILLIHSDHLKYQTKSKTRIAEEIDDEKKKGQFENALVVFTAVEKEDEENPVAVVENAVKEIMDVSGKIKAENIVIYPYAHLSSSLGAPDAAKKILINLESELLARDLPVSRVPFGWYKSFEVSCKGHPLSELSRSITSESAEEKEEESPDEEESQFYMLKDGELLDTENYSYQNRDLKKLVDYELGRGESTGDEPPHVKLMREKKLADYEPSADVGHLRWYPKGRLIRDLLSDYVYTLVTDRGAMPVETPIMYDLADDAIRVHAEKFGERQYRMGGGKKDLMLRFAACFGAFRILADSFLTWKNLPVGIYELSTYSFRLEKKGEVVGLKRLRGFTMPDLHTVCADLEQSLQEFEGQIEMCKKTGEDLDVNYEVIFRATADFMEENREWINKAAAMIGKPVLMEILPKRKHYWICKMDFAAIDALGRPIENPTIQIDVESGERFGITYIDSEEHEHHPLILHCSPTGSIERVICSLLEKSALDMKEKVPMLPVWLAPTQVRVIPIAERHMEYANKIAQQIKDAHIRVDVDDRPETVGKKIRNAGGEWASYVIVIGDREMEGSELTVNVRETGQKVSMGIQELIDVIKLETEGMPFRPLPLPMDISRRVNF
- a CDS encoding MgtC/SapB family protein, producing the protein MDTLLILKFLIALAIGALIGIERERKQEGAEFAGIRTFILIAIMGTISAYISQFFPYFWIVAFAGLVVLVVLSYLVTTRKNGDVGITTEVAAFLTFALGLVCFTDEGMLVAPIFAIIITTLLAVKPHLHQFAHRISEKELINTLKFLIIAFVILPLLPDEVMGPLAVFNPFQIWLMVVFISAISFTGYILMKFIGPEKGLGVTGIVGGLVSSTAVATSMAARVKESGLLMKAAVFATVVASSMMFLRMLFEVSVINPSLLPQLSAPMLVMGVLGIILGVIIWKKTEVRQMDADLKLDNPFSLKPALIFGALFLGILFLSKIANIYLGSGGVYLASIISGVADVDAITISMALLAPETIPPTTAVTAITLAAISNTVFKFLIALFLGTRKFGRNIGIIFLVIIIAGLITILVF